From a region of the Methanolobus tindarius DSM 2278 genome:
- a CDS encoding MBL fold metallo-hydrolase codes for MQVKHFIIGLYDANSYLINGKILIDTGMSTDGLISAIKENIDIEDLELIILTHCHYDHTASAQAIADMSGAKIAIHKDDEPLLSNDTISAAAMFGNKAPAIKPDKILEEGDRIPIGNNEELEVIHTPGHTPGGICLYEANSKSLFSGDTVFPNGSIGRTDFQGGNRNHLTNSINKLVELNVKTLYPGHGEVTSNDVNTQIQLSLRMSKSMLM; via the coding sequence ATGCAAGTCAAACATTTTATCATCGGACTTTATGATGCTAACTCATACCTCATCAACGGAAAAATACTGATAGATACCGGGATGAGCACAGATGGACTTATCTCTGCTATCAAAGAAAACATTGACATCGAAGATCTCGAACTCATTATTCTTACACATTGTCACTACGACCATACGGCATCTGCACAGGCAATAGCAGACATGAGTGGTGCAAAAATAGCAATTCACAAAGACGATGAGCCGCTTCTGAGCAATGACACAATCAGTGCAGCAGCAATGTTTGGAAATAAAGCACCTGCAATAAAACCGGACAAGATTCTGGAAGAAGGCGACAGGATACCCATAGGAAATAATGAGGAACTGGAAGTCATCCACACACCCGGACACACACCGGGAGGAATCTGCCTCTATGAAGCAAATTCAAAGAGCCTTTTTTCAGGTGACACAGTATTTCCAAATGGCAGCATAGGCCGTACTGATTTTCAGGGTGGCAACCGCAACCATTTAACAAATTCAATTAACAAACTTGTAGAACTGAATGTCAAAACACTTTATCCGGGACACGGTGAAGTGACATCAAATGACGTAAACACACAGATACAACTCTCCCTGCGCATGTCTAAAAGTATGTTGATGTAA
- a CDS encoding TatD family hydrolase, with amino-acid sequence MNYEVIDSHCHLDFPKFNKDRHETIMRAKDSRVALMINSGIDYKTNANSLELAKKYDFIHATLGLSPQMVPEANDEKINQILAQIERNVDKAIGIGEAGLDFYYCTDEAGKQKQKEVFQKVIDIADRYNKTLVIHGRDGEELALEMTRDLERVVFHCYGGSIETMKDIVDAGHYVSVPTLVCFSDHHKEIAKNLPLENMLIETDSPYLSPRKGRNEPAFVRDSVPAISLIKGIDEAEIAKATMQNTRRAFEL; translated from the coding sequence ATGAATTATGAAGTTATAGATTCTCACTGTCACCTTGATTTTCCTAAATTTAACAAGGACAGACACGAGACAATCATGAGGGCAAAAGACAGCAGAGTAGCTTTAATGATAAACTCCGGCATCGACTACAAAACCAATGCCAATTCACTGGAACTTGCAAAAAAGTACGATTTTATCCATGCGACCCTGGGTCTTAGCCCCCAGATGGTTCCCGAGGCAAACGATGAAAAAATTAACCAGATACTTGCCCAGATAGAACGCAATGTTGACAAAGCAATTGGAATCGGCGAAGCCGGACTTGACTTTTACTACTGTACTGATGAAGCAGGAAAACAGAAACAAAAAGAAGTATTCCAAAAAGTCATTGATATTGCAGACAGGTACAACAAAACCCTTGTAATACACGGCAGGGACGGAGAAGAACTTGCGCTTGAGATGACAAGGGATCTTGAAAGAGTTGTATTCCATTGTTACGGCGGTAGCATTGAGACCATGAAAGACATCGTTGATGCAGGCCACTATGTTTCAGTTCCAACCCTTGTGTGCTTTTCAGATCATCATAAAGAAATAGCAAAGAATCTGCCTCTTGAGAATATGCTCATTGAAACTGACAGCCCATACCTTTCACCACGCAAAGGGCGCAATGAACCTGCCTTTGTCAGAGACTCGGTTCCTGCCATATCACTAATAAAAGGAATAGACGAAGCTGAAATTGCTAAGGCGACAATGCAAAATACCCGCAGGGCATTTGAGCTCTAA
- a CDS encoding methyl-accepting chemotaxis protein has product MDILKNMMIGRKLAIVMLLASLIPLLIVSAISYTQVSYAIENNSYENLTTLKNMYIVSLIISGIAVAYIARYFAKTMTKPIEDMLDVTEKISSGDLTVDIETDSTDELGLLAESVKSMQNNLKGLIGDVYSSSSLLSRTAEEISSSSEGISASSNEISDSIQEISNGTTIQSTKSEDVAKAMFDLTEAVQEVANNSQKAADDAKGCNDVIGSLKTITEDLLYKMDKIKTSSSESAETIMNLDSKSKQIGEIVNLITSIADQTNLLALNAAIEAARAGEHGKGFAVVADEVRKLAENSGNAANQIADLIHEIQEGTNNAVESMQHGTEEVSNGAEALNEAATVIEQVVESGNNIAILVQDIAAAAQEQSASIQEISSSIDEVASITQQSASGTENTTFAIQQQNETMEELAQSARHLSGMAEKLMNTITKFKIEDLHHENKEAIKYSELDIPEIEDSTKDVLDEEHIELREYSEEELELELENAEKIHI; this is encoded by the coding sequence GTGGATATATTAAAAAACATGATGATAGGAAGAAAATTGGCCATCGTTATGCTATTGGCAAGTCTCATTCCTTTATTAATAGTCTCAGCAATCAGTTACACTCAGGTAAGTTACGCAATTGAAAATAATTCATACGAAAACCTGACGACCCTTAAAAATATGTATATAGTTAGTCTGATAATTTCAGGAATTGCCGTTGCTTACATTGCACGCTATTTTGCCAAAACAATGACAAAACCCATTGAAGACATGCTTGATGTTACAGAAAAAATATCATCCGGTGATCTTACAGTTGACATAGAAACAGATTCAACAGACGAACTTGGTTTGCTGGCAGAATCAGTAAAGTCAATGCAAAACAATCTAAAAGGGCTCATTGGTGATGTATACTCGAGCTCATCGCTTCTTTCCAGAACTGCAGAAGAAATATCATCATCCTCTGAAGGCATATCTGCATCAAGTAATGAAATATCAGACTCTATACAGGAAATATCAAATGGCACCACTATTCAATCGACCAAATCCGAAGATGTGGCAAAAGCAATGTTTGACCTGACTGAAGCCGTTCAGGAAGTAGCTAATAATTCCCAAAAAGCTGCAGATGACGCAAAAGGATGCAATGATGTAATTGGCAGCCTTAAAACCATCACAGAAGATCTGTTGTACAAAATGGACAAAATCAAAACATCATCATCTGAATCTGCAGAAACCATTATGAATCTGGACAGTAAATCCAAGCAGATAGGGGAGATAGTCAATCTTATTACAAGTATTGCAGACCAGACAAACCTGCTTGCGCTAAATGCTGCCATTGAAGCCGCACGTGCAGGCGAACATGGCAAAGGTTTTGCTGTTGTTGCCGATGAAGTCAGAAAACTTGCAGAAAACTCAGGAAATGCTGCAAACCAGATAGCAGACCTTATACATGAGATACAGGAGGGCACAAATAATGCAGTGGAGTCTATGCAGCATGGGACTGAAGAAGTATCAAATGGTGCGGAAGCGCTGAATGAAGCAGCCACTGTAATTGAACAAGTAGTGGAATCAGGAAATAATATTGCAATCCTTGTGCAGGACATAGCAGCAGCAGCACAGGAGCAGTCCGCATCCATACAGGAGATATCCTCATCCATTGATGAGGTTGCATCAATAACACAACAATCGGCATCCGGAACAGAGAATACTACTTTTGCAATACAGCAACAGAATGAGACAATGGAAGAACTTGCACAATCTGCCCGGCATCTTTCCGGCATGGCTGAAAAACTTATGAACACAATTACAAAGTTCAAAATCGAAGATTTGCACCATGAGAACAAAGAAGCAATCAAATATTCAGAACTAGATATTCCTGAAATAGAAGATTCAACAAAAGATGTTCTTGATGAAGAACACATTGAATTAAGAGAATACTCCGAAGAAGAGTTAGAGCTTGAACTTGAAAATGCAGAAAAGATCCATATTTAA
- a CDS encoding 2-isopropylmalate synthase, giving the protein MDKHKTIFDTTLRDGEQTPGVSLTNEQKLKIAQQLDKLGVDVLEAGFPVSSEGEKQNVRAIANEGLSLDVCGLARVLTKDLDACIDCNVDMIHTFVSTSDIQRIHTIKKSREEVLSMAVNAVDYIKDHGAKCMFSAMDATRTDLDYLIEVYKAVEEAGCDIVNVPDTVGVMSPSSMYELIRNINSEINIPIDVHCHNDFGIAVANSLMAAEAGASQIQVTVNGIGERAGNANLAEVVMCLHSIYGAKTNIKTEYLLETAKMVENYSGIHMPANTPIVGDNAFAHESGIHTHGVLEKADTFEPGIMTPEMVGHRRRIVVGKHAGRHAVKKSLEEMGIETNEEQLDEILTRIKDIANRGKRICDADLRAVASTVLGRNLGSETIVLKEFSVMTGNLTTPTAVVRAKIGDEEAVASNYGVGPIDAALKAVEHMIGGYTKVKVRDFSLEAITGGSDALAEVTISVQDEEGRVASAQSASTDIATASVDALITAINLLLDKKKLWNME; this is encoded by the coding sequence ATAGATAAACACAAGACTATTTTTGACACGACACTGCGCGACGGTGAACAAACACCTGGCGTATCACTCACCAACGAGCAAAAACTTAAGATTGCCCAGCAACTGGACAAACTTGGTGTTGATGTGCTCGAAGCTGGTTTCCCAGTCTCTTCGGAAGGCGAAAAGCAAAATGTTCGAGCCATAGCCAACGAAGGACTCAGTCTCGATGTCTGTGGTCTTGCCCGCGTCCTTACCAAAGATCTGGATGCATGTATAGATTGTAATGTTGATATGATACACACCTTTGTATCCACATCAGACATCCAGAGGATACATACTATAAAGAAAAGCAGGGAAGAAGTGCTTTCAATGGCTGTCAACGCTGTAGACTACATCAAGGACCACGGTGCAAAATGTATGTTCTCAGCCATGGACGCTACAAGGACAGATCTCGATTATCTGATAGAAGTGTACAAAGCCGTAGAAGAAGCAGGTTGTGATATCGTAAACGTACCCGATACAGTCGGAGTAATGTCACCGTCCTCAATGTACGAGCTCATAAGGAATATCAACAGTGAAATAAACATACCTATAGACGTACACTGTCATAACGACTTCGGAATTGCAGTTGCAAACAGCCTTATGGCTGCAGAAGCAGGCGCTAGCCAGATTCAGGTAACAGTGAACGGAATAGGAGAACGTGCAGGAAATGCAAACCTCGCTGAAGTAGTAATGTGTCTGCACTCGATATATGGAGCAAAAACCAATATCAAGACAGAATATCTCCTTGAAACAGCAAAAATGGTGGAAAATTATTCAGGAATACACATGCCGGCCAACACACCAATTGTTGGAGATAACGCATTTGCGCATGAATCCGGAATTCATACCCACGGAGTCCTTGAAAAAGCTGACACCTTTGAGCCCGGCATCATGACCCCAGAGATGGTAGGTCACAGACGTCGTATTGTTGTTGGAAAACACGCAGGAAGACATGCTGTCAAAAAATCCCTGGAAGAGATGGGCATCGAAACCAACGAGGAACAGCTGGATGAGATACTTACCAGGATAAAGGATATTGCAAACAGAGGCAAGCGCATCTGTGACGCAGACCTGCGGGCAGTCGCATCAACCGTGCTCGGCAGAAACCTCGGCAGCGAGACCATCGTCCTGAAAGAATTCTCTGTAATGACAGGCAACCTCACAACACCAACGGCAGTTGTCAGGGCAAAGATCGGAGACGAAGAAGCTGTAGCATCCAATTATGGTGTTGGGCCAATCGATGCTGCACTCAAAGCAGTAGAACATATGATCGGCGGATACACCAAAGTAAAAGTGCGCGACTTCAGTCTAGAAGCAATTACAGGTGGAAGTGATGCGCTTGCTGAAGTAACGATTTCAGTCCAGGACGAAGAAGGACGTGTTGCCAGTGCACAATCCGCCAGCACAGACATCGCAACAGCATCAGTAGATGCACTCATAACTGCCATCAACCTGCTTCTTGATAAGAAGAAACTCTGGAACATGGAATAA
- a CDS encoding YgiQ family radical SAM protein, producing the protein MSLEDAKKKGWDELDVIIVTGDAYVDHPGFGTSIIGRVLVDAGYRVGVIAQPKWDDVEDFRKLGKPRLFFAISAGNTDSMVSNYTPSKRLRHDDAYSPGNKAGLRPNRASIVYSNRLKEAYPDTPRIIGGIEASLRRFAQYDYWSDKVRQSILADAPADLIVYGMGELQIVEIADRLNKGIPVSDITDIDGTVWKMDIKTWKEKKEKLLETRIEIPPYVEVSKNKELYASTFKTVYHEQNHINGHAIIQVHPKTVIIQNKPMRPLTTEELDHVYELPFTRESHPSYDEPVPALDMVRFSINTHRGCFGACSFCAIALHQGRMIRSRSMESILREAERFTRIKEFKGTINGLGGPSANMYGMDCKNWEDKGVCKEKICIYPKACPSLNTSHKKLIELMRRLRELPGIKKVFVGYGVRYDLALLDEEYMEELCAHHVSGQLKVAPEHYCDRVTDSMKKPDREVFERFEEKYKEINKKLGKDQYLVAFLMSSHPGCTLNDMIETAEYIRDTGRYTKQVQDFTPTPMTAATCMFHTGIDPFTGKKIYVATSQKEKSIQRAMLHYREPGNYNLVYEGLKRADRLDLVGNSWNCLISRKKGGKRGW; encoded by the coding sequence ATGAGCCTTGAAGATGCAAAAAAGAAAGGCTGGGATGAACTTGATGTTATTATTGTCACAGGTGACGCATATGTGGACCATCCCGGATTTGGAACCAGCATTATTGGCAGAGTCCTGGTAGATGCAGGCTACAGAGTAGGAGTTATTGCACAGCCAAAATGGGATGATGTTGAAGATTTCAGGAAACTTGGAAAACCACGACTATTCTTTGCTATAAGTGCCGGAAATACAGATTCGATGGTGAGTAACTACACACCATCAAAACGACTCAGACATGATGATGCATATTCCCCCGGAAACAAGGCAGGACTAAGACCTAACCGCGCATCAATTGTTTACTCCAACCGTCTGAAAGAAGCTTACCCCGATACTCCGAGAATCATTGGAGGGATTGAAGCTTCACTTCGCCGTTTTGCACAATACGACTACTGGTCTGACAAAGTACGCCAGTCAATACTTGCAGACGCACCGGCAGACCTGATTGTCTACGGAATGGGAGAGCTTCAGATAGTTGAAATTGCAGACAGGCTCAACAAAGGAATTCCTGTTTCAGATATTACAGACATTGACGGAACTGTCTGGAAAATGGATATCAAAACATGGAAAGAGAAAAAAGAGAAGTTGCTTGAGACCCGCATAGAAATACCACCTTATGTTGAAGTTTCAAAGAATAAGGAACTCTACGCAAGCACATTCAAGACTGTTTACCATGAACAGAACCACATTAATGGACATGCCATAATCCAGGTTCATCCTAAAACAGTTATTATACAGAATAAACCCATGCGTCCACTCACGACAGAAGAACTGGACCACGTTTATGAACTTCCATTTACCAGAGAGTCTCATCCTTCATATGACGAACCAGTTCCTGCGCTTGATATGGTAAGATTCTCTATCAACACTCACAGAGGTTGTTTCGGTGCATGTTCTTTCTGTGCCATTGCACTGCACCAGGGAAGGATGATACGCAGCCGCAGCATGGAATCTATCCTCAGGGAAGCAGAAAGATTCACCAGAATAAAAGAGTTCAAAGGAACTATAAACGGACTTGGCGGCCCGTCTGCAAATATGTATGGAATGGACTGCAAGAACTGGGAAGACAAAGGAGTATGCAAAGAGAAGATATGCATCTATCCGAAAGCATGTCCATCACTTAATACAAGCCACAAGAAACTCATCGAGCTTATGCGCAGGCTCAGGGAACTTCCGGGAATCAAAAAGGTTTTTGTCGGCTATGGTGTGCGATATGACCTCGCACTTCTTGATGAAGAATACATGGAAGAGCTATGTGCCCATCACGTCAGCGGGCAATTGAAGGTTGCACCTGAACATTACTGTGACAGAGTCACTGATTCCATGAAGAAACCTGACAGGGAAGTGTTCGAGAGATTTGAAGAGAAATACAAAGAAATAAACAAGAAACTTGGCAAGGACCAGTATCTTGTAGCTTTTCTCATGTCAAGCCACCCAGGATGCACACTAAATGATATGATAGAAACTGCCGAATACATCCGGGACACCGGCCGCTATACCAAACAAGTTCAGGATTTCACACCCACGCCTATGACAGCGGCAACATGCATGTTCCACACGGGAATCGATCCGTTCACAGGGAAGAAGATATACGTGGCAACTTCCCAGAAAGAAAAGAGTATACAAAGAGCAATGCTTCATTACCGTGAACCCGGAAATTATAATCTGGTCTATGAAGGACTGAAACGTGCTGATAGGCTTGACCTTGTGGGAAACTCATGGAACTGCCTTATAAGCCGTAAGAAAGGAGGGAAACGTGGGTGGTAA
- a CDS encoding TolB-like translocation protein, which produces MKYKLLVPILILLLIIPASASTASPVISIDETVTESMFYAKSYTNPDSIEAHQIVVYSEDGEHSQIHLHYRLTPRTTISPDGNYSVYKKALDSDGGVGIEDFVINSTVTGTETNIKNIITKGYYGVAFSPDSKMYAAPRAVFFEGGRNARYAIDICSVNNNTLLHRELTPFYIESTKATPMEWEKSIMYEVYWSDDGSCIVYEVLGGNTESGQYPAYLVSKRLNLDYSELREMNGYEDTELESVQEDIEETSTAAENSLPTPGFGALGAVFALVLGRKIKRA; this is translated from the coding sequence ATGAAGTATAAGTTGTTGGTACCAATATTGATATTGTTACTTATTATCCCGGCATCTGCCTCTACGGCGAGCCCGGTAATAAGCATTGATGAGACTGTGACCGAGAGTATGTTCTATGCCAAATCGTACACCAATCCTGATAGCATAGAAGCACATCAGATTGTAGTCTACAGCGAGGACGGTGAACATTCACAAATACACCTGCATTATAGACTTACTCCAAGAACAACTATAAGTCCGGATGGCAATTACAGCGTTTATAAAAAGGCACTGGATTCGGACGGGGGAGTGGGTATTGAAGATTTTGTCATAAACTCTACTGTTACAGGAACAGAGACCAATATTAAGAACATAATTACAAAGGGCTATTATGGAGTTGCTTTTTCACCAGACAGTAAGATGTACGCAGCACCCAGGGCAGTTTTCTTCGAAGGTGGAAGAAATGCCCGGTATGCAATAGATATCTGTTCTGTTAATAATAACACTCTACTTCACAGAGAACTCACTCCCTTCTATATAGAAAGTACTAAAGCTACACCAATGGAGTGGGAGAAGTCAATAATGTATGAAGTCTACTGGTCAGATGATGGTTCCTGCATAGTTTATGAAGTTCTGGGAGGAAACACCGAGTCCGGGCAATATCCTGCATATCTTGTGAGTAAAAGACTGAACCTTGATTATTCAGAGCTTAGAGAGATGAACGGATACGAGGATACAGAACTGGAATCAGTACAGGAAGATATTGAAGAGACGAGTACTGCTGCTGAAAACAGTCTTCCAACTCCGGGATTTGGTGCTTTAGGAGCAGTGTTTGCCCTGGTGCTAGGAAGGAAGATTAAGAGAGCATAA
- a CDS encoding (Fe-S)-binding protein yields MNDEDMRSILKCVRCGTCRAVCPVFDVNGWESSGSRGRMLVAHGISQGLEVDQGVLDSINTCTTCGLCEEICPSGASPVNVIENIRHQLVLQGKMTDAQKLIRADALEKGNPLGESKERMAWLGDSRNDLQEKSEYVFFAGCLASYRYPEITKKTFDILRKFGVTVLEEEVCCGSPLLRTGSDPSELMSKNLEQIKKIGAHTVITGCAGCYTTLKNDFPEELNVLHVTEFLADRLSEMDLKKLDLKVTYHDPCHLGRCNGVFDAPRQLIKAVCYLEEMKSNREKSKCCGAGGGVLKGYPELSLELSKNRLEEIPKDVDYLVTACPLCRTNLKRGGPRVDVLDIIDLLEMAME; encoded by the coding sequence ATGAACGATGAAGACATGCGTTCAATACTGAAATGTGTACGTTGCGGTACATGCCGTGCAGTGTGCCCTGTTTTTGACGTGAACGGCTGGGAATCATCAGGATCCCGTGGTCGCATGCTTGTAGCTCATGGAATATCCCAGGGACTTGAAGTTGACCAGGGTGTTCTGGATAGTATTAACACGTGTACGACATGCGGGCTTTGTGAGGAAATATGCCCATCAGGAGCATCTCCTGTAAATGTTATAGAAAATATCAGGCACCAGCTTGTGCTTCAGGGTAAAATGACGGATGCACAGAAGCTTATACGTGCAGATGCACTTGAAAAAGGAAACCCGCTTGGTGAATCCAAAGAGAGGATGGCATGGCTCGGAGATTCCAGAAACGATCTTCAAGAGAAGTCAGAATACGTATTCTTTGCAGGTTGTCTTGCATCTTACCGCTATCCTGAAATAACGAAGAAAACTTTCGATATCCTGAGGAAGTTCGGAGTAACCGTACTTGAGGAAGAGGTTTGCTGTGGTTCTCCTCTTCTGAGAACTGGCTCTGACCCATCCGAGCTTATGTCAAAGAACCTTGAGCAGATCAAAAAGATAGGTGCCCACACGGTTATCACAGGCTGTGCAGGTTGTTACACAACCCTGAAAAACGATTTCCCTGAAGAGCTGAATGTTCTCCATGTGACGGAGTTCCTTGCAGACCGCCTTTCTGAAATGGACCTGAAGAAACTTGACCTGAAAGTCACCTATCATGATCCATGTCATCTTGGAAGGTGCAATGGTGTATTCGATGCCCCAAGGCAGCTAATAAAAGCAGTCTGTTATCTTGAGGAGATGAAAAGCAACAGGGAGAAATCCAAATGTTGCGGAGCAGGTGGTGGAGTCTTAAAAGGTTATCCTGAACTCTCACTTGAGCTCTCAAAGAACAGGCTTGAAGAGATTCCAAAAGACGTTGATTATCTTGTAACTGCATGCCCGCTTTGCCGCACAAATCTTAAACGTGGCGGACCAAGGGTTGATGTGCTCGATATTATCGACCTGCTTGAAATGGCTATGGAATAG